ATATTTAGAAAGAGGAAAAGGATTTTATTATATTATAAACATATTAAAAAGAAAAGGATTTAATGAAGAGATAATAAATCAAATTAGACAAAACTTTGATTTTGAAAAAGAATATAGAGTTGCTCAGGCACTTATAAAAAAAAGGAAAAATAAGGGGAAAAATAATTTATTTTTATATTTGAAAGGAAGAGGTTTTTCTTCTGAAACAATAAATAAGATAATTGAAAG
Above is a genomic segment from bacterium containing:
- a CDS encoding regulatory protein RecX, whose product is MNKDEKIVFYKVLKLLSKKNYSENELRNKLNSVDNDIVNRIIEKLKEKGLIDDKKYSHDIVERYLERGKGFYYIINILKRKGFNEEIINQIRQNFDFEKEYRVAQALIKKRKNKGKNNLFLYLKGRGFSSETINKIIE